The Cytophagales bacterium genome includes the window ACTGTGGACTGCCGACTTTTTAATCAACTTACGAAGTTATGTTTTTACTATAATATATTAAACATTCGACTTTATAGCCTCTTTTAAATTTTCTTTTACTTCATCAATAGTTTTACCTTGAGAATGAGCACTTGGTAATTCTTTTACATAACCGGCATACCAATTTTTACTTTTTACAATTATAATTGTATAATTAGCTAACATAAGTAGTTAATGTCTTATTAATTTTTTCACAAAGCTTTTATTTCCTTCAATAAATACCTTAATATATAGAAGTCCGGTATATGTTTCTAAGTTTAACGTAGCCAAATTCGAATTAGGTTCATAAACTTCCAATATACTCCCAACAGAATTAATAAGTTCAATTTTTACGATCGGCTTTGGGGCGCTTATATAAACAGTACCCGAACCAGGGTTGGGATAAATCTCAATTCCTTCTATAGAGAATACGTGGTTTATCGACAAAGTGGAGTCACCACATAAACCAAGCATATATTCCCAAACAGGAAGAAAAATTGGTTCACCCATGGAAATAGGAGTATAATTATCGACAATTACAGAACTGTGTTGGGCTGCTATTCCGGTTGTTGAGGTATCACTCGTATACAGTATTCTTGAATTTGAGTAAGGGCAAGCCGTGTTATCTACCCAAACACTGTCTCCAAAGGTGTCCAGATTCATGGTATTCCACACAAGAAATTGCTCACTGAAATCAATGATTTCATCGTACAAGTTACCAAACCCATAATAACGCGAATCAGGAGTTAGACCAGGCATACTGATCCATGAAGCTGGAGCAGCGTAGAAAGAGCTATACTCATTTGGTGAGGCAAACATAAGTACTCTGTCCACGGCAAAATTTTTAGCTATAAAAGCGGCATGACCGCCTCCTTGTGAATGCCCTGACACTGTTATATCTGACCAGTCTATACTGTCCTGGTTTATCAAGTATTTACCCCAGTTTTCACCAGGATATTCATTGTCCAGATAGATCAATAATTTTTGGAAACGGTTTAAGATACAGTTACTGGTATCAACGGCAACGTGGGAGCTGGTATCCGTTCCGGATACTATTTCCTGCCGATACTTCCAGTGACAATCAAAGTCTGAGCTTGTTTTACAAGAAGAGGTGCCAGAAACATTATTCGGATACTTAAGACTGATCACTTTATAACCATTATTGGCGGCAAGAGTTGGTAAAAATGTGGTACTATTGGGGTTGTCAAATGTTCCAACCAAATGAAGAATTAGTTTATTGTTGGAAGGGCAATCCGGGTTAATATATACTTGATGATTTTGGAGTTCCCAGTTTATATTGTTATCCGTATTGCAAGCTTTAATGCCTCTAACTACCAGTGAATCAGGATTACAGGATTGAGCGTTTGCACCAACGTGCATCGTAATTGCAACAAAGCTAAATAGAATCGTTTTCTTCATTTCTTAATTACTTACAACGGCAGTCCGTCTAAAAACTGTGAATTACGACTATTTTACAAAACTAATTAATTGTATGTTGTTTGTTTTCAATGAGTTATTATTTCTCCTTAATGTCAAATTAACAATTTATGATAGTTTTTAGACAGTCTGACGGTTTGGATAAAGGCAGTTTTCAATTGCCTTTATGTTTTGTTGTGTGCAGGGGGTTTTTATTTTATTTCAATTGAAACTCTTTCAACGGTTTAGTCTCGGTGATGTACTTTTTAGTCCATTCCAGTCCTTCTAAAAGTCCCCTGTAATTTATTCTTTCTTTGCATTCAGTGTCAGTGTACCACCCACAATCTGAATGCTCCCAAGTTAGGTTTATGTCGCCTGTCTTTATTACTTCTGCTGCAAATACTGGCATTATTTCAATGGCTCGTCTTCTTGGGTTAAAGTACGTGTAGATGTGTTCAACAGTCCACAGAACCTTGGGGTCTAAATTGTAGCTTGTCAGACAACGCTTTATTGCATCAACGATGTCTTCATTGTCTTGGAGGAATTCGCCAGGGATTTGCCAAAATCGTCCTCCGTTGAACCATTTGTCCGCCTTTTCCTGAGAGGTATGGAGTAGAAGATATTTTGTCTCTCCCTCCTCCTTGTGAAAAGTCCACAGGTCAAATACATTAGTGTTTAGTTTCATTATCTTACTCATTTTTTTTGCCTTGCACACAACGGTAAGTGCAAAGCAAGTTGGGCTTTTATTGCTTTGTCACTTTCCTACGCAACAAAACTTGGTAGAAAGCAAAACCCTTTAATGACCCAACTTTCCGCCCAATTTGCTTTGCACAATGTGTGTGCCTAGCATGGGCAGAACACGTACCGCAAAGGTACGAAAGTTCTTTGAATTATCTTGAGGGTGTCCCGAGTACTAGGATTTGTAAATAATCTGGAAATGAGAGTCAATTAGCCAGTTTTGACTTCTATCAATAATAATGTGTTTCGATGGCTATACTTTTTCTAATTGAGCACTTTCTTTTTCGACCTTCAAATCATTTGGTGATTCAAATGTTTTAGTAACCACTTTTGCTGAATCAAGAGGTCTTTGGACTGATTCTGTAGTAATGCCGGATTTTATGGTTGCCATAATTCCAATAGCTTCAAGGTAGTTGTCTGCATAGTGAAGTTGATTAGAAGTCCAAGGTAGAGCGCTTAAATCATTTTTCATCACGTTTTTATTGCTTTTAACTGCAACAACTGGGATGCCTTGCTCTAATGCAGCCAATGTAGGCAGGCCAATACAACCATCCGGGATTACAACACAGCTAACATCCTTTGCCGATAATACAGCTTTATCTCTAACAGCAATTTTATCAGTAATGATTTTGGGGCTTTTTTGAAGACCTTTAAGAATACACTGCAGAAAAGTTAAAGAAACAGCTTCTGCTGCCATTCTTGAATCTACAACACCAGGGTCGAGGTTTGCAATAGCTTCAGTTTCAAACATCGGTGAATGAGCGGAAGGGAGATTATAAAGATGAGAGATAGTATGAGTCAACATTGCTTCAACTCCCCCCCAGGGGTTTAACATTTCGCCTTCACTTTTAAAATAATCCAGGTGAAAGTTAAGGGGTACTCGTATTACAGAAGAAAGCGCAATGGCATCGAATTCATTTTTGTAACCGTCTATCAATTTAAAAAGATTATCCAGTCCTTTGATTTTTCCGGTAGCTCTTCCAGATTTGGAATATTCAGCGCTCATTTCAATAGGCGGGTTAAGTCTAACAATCTCAGGGCAGTCCAAACCATAGGTAGCTCTGGCTGCGTTCACAGAGTTAACGGCTGCATTTCTAAATATATCTTTCTTATGATCATCAATTATCATAAGTATCCGGTTAGACCTAACCTTTTGCAAACCAATGGTTCCCATTAGTAATCTTGTCAAAACACTTCCTTCAATGTACCATGTATTCTCCGTCATTTCATTAATATCGGACGCATTAACCACATTGGGGTGTATAAGAAGGTTATCGCATATTGATGCCATGACTTTTGAAACAGGCCCAGCGTCACCGGCATGACCACCGATTTCTGAACCTATACCTGTAGGTACAATTAAAACAGTATTGAACTCATTTGTGTTTTCGACTTTCCTTTTATTAAATCGAAAAATTGAATCAATTGCAGCATGATTATTTGTAAGAGAATTTGAAACTGCTGCGAATTCACAATGGTAATGGTTATGATCTGTTTTAGTGACTACAAATCTTATCGGTACTCCTTCATTAACCCATTCTTCTTCCATATAATGAGCAAAATAGTGTAGTAAACTCTTATGCCCTTTAATAGCAGGTATTTTTATTTCTTGTTCAATCATTATATTCGTTTTATTTCGTGCGAATTTACAATTTTTCCTTTAAACCAATTGGCAGTAAACTCCGTAGCGACTTTTGGATCAAAATCCTTACACGAAAAGATATTTACATACACGGAACCCATTAGGTCTAAAGTGTGGATGACAATGCTGCTAGTTATAATAAATTGGACGGCAGATGTTCCTTTAAGATGAGGTTCTGTCTGTTGTTCATCCGGGTGAACTCCATGGTCGTCCCACCAACTAAGCTTGCATCTTTCCATATCTATTAACTCACATAACCCTGTAAAATACCGCTTAATACTCTTTCTGTTAAAGGAGCCCGGGTCACACTTATGTAAATCAAGTATGAGTTCCGTGCCGTAATTATTTTGTGTTTTATTAATCATTAGATAGGTATTCTTCCATACCCATTTTTCGAAAAAATGCTCTCCGAAAACCAGTAAATGTTTTTTTTGAAGATGTTTCCCTTTTAATATGCACTGCCGCCTGATCAATAATTACTTTATTTCCCTTGAGCAGACCGTAACTCATCAAAGTGTCATAACCTTTTAATGTCAATAAAATTCTTGCTCTTTCTTCAGGCAAACCGGGTCGATTAAGTCCAACAATTTCAATCGTATTTCTTCCTCTTTCATCCGTATCGTGTTGTGGATGATTAACTGCCTTCACAAAAAGGTCATTGCAACTATCCCAATCGAAGCTAATTGCTGATTCCGGGTTATCTTTATATGGATCAAGTAAAACAGGAAGTTCCAGATCCAAATCATCACTTTCTTGAAAAGCTCTCTGCCCAGCTGACATTAGAGGAAATTGATTTCCTTTATAAGTTTCGTTGCACGGTTTACATGAAAACAAATAATTCTCCCAGTTATAGGCTAACCACCAGTAACCGTTGTGTTTGGGTTCATCATTTACTTTTGCTTTGGGTCTGTAATGCTCTAAATCTGATTCTCGTTTTTCTTCTCGTTCACGTTCACAAAAACAGCACTTTTTATTCTGATGTTCCCATAACGTCTTGCGAGCTTCAGGCAACCAATAAGAGGGGAAATCATTTGGCTTTGAAGAACTTGGTTTTTCACCTCTATTAACCTTGTCCCTTAAAGATTGAAGTGCATCCGATACCTTGCTCTCTCCTAAGGTAGATGGTTGTACAGGCCTTTGAGGAAGCTTAATCATTGGAAGATTTTAATTTATTATTAAGTTCTTCTATTAACTGCCTTAATTCTCTTTGCCGCTTCCGATCTTCTTCGAGTTCACCATATTCTGGTATTTCAGATTCTAATTCATCCCGAAGTTCCTGAAACCGTTTCTCCTCTTCGGCATTCTTGGATTCTATCAAGAATAACTTTCTAAACTCTATCATCTTATTTCCCGAAATACCGCTTCGGGCAATTTGCATGTCAAAAGCTGTAGAAGTTAGGATTTGATCAACAGTATATCCTTTGTATGTATTAGAATCAACGCTTTTATCCCGCACTCTATTTGAGTTCTCATTAATCAAATCTAACTCTAAAATCAATGCATCTTCAAGGTCTGTTGTACCAAGTGCAACTAATGGTGAATGAGTACTGGTAATTATCTGCACTTTCGGCAAATATGTTGTAAATCTATCAACAATAAATCGCTGCCATTTAGGGTGTAAATGTGTTTCTAACTCATCAATTAGCAAAATTCCTGCTATTTCGTCATTAACCGAACTTAGCTTATCGGCAACTACCTGCCAACCGAAAAAATCTACAGTAATTTGTATAACTCGTCTATATCCATCACTTAATTCGCCAACTCTTAATTTACCCCATGGTCCTGAGACAAACATCCCTTTCGAATTGTATTCGATCTTTGGATAATTATCGAGCATTAATATTTTTAGCAACACTTCAGAAAGCCAATCTCGAAGCTCCGGTGATTGTTTAAACATTACAGCTTCGGTATTCTGTAAATCAGAACCAGTATTAAAGAGAGTATATACAGCTTCCAACGGTTTATAGTTTTCCCATGTATCACCTCCTCCATCACCGATCTGCACACCATAACCACACATAAATATATCTTTCCAGAGCGACAGGTCAGATGGTGTCACCTGTCTAAGTTTTTCTGGACTTTCCTTAGTTTCTTTAGTCAAATTTGTAACTACTGTAAGTCCTTTGTCACCAGGGCTATCTTTTAAAGTAATTTCAATACTGCCTTTAAGATAAGGTTTTCTAATAAATTCTCCATTTTCTTCCTTCATTAAGGCTGCAGCACTTGATTCATCACATAGCCCCATTGCGATACATTTAAGAATAGTCGATTTTCCAACAGCATTATTACCAAGCACAGTTTGCCACATTTGAATTTTTCCATCGTACTCAAAATCAATGGTTAATTTCTCAAAACATCGAATATTCTCTAATTCAATTTTATAGATATACATCCTATTGGTATTGTTAATTCAGTATAGCTAAATTATTATTCCATTTGAACATTAAAAGTTTAACAGAATAAATCAACATATATAGTGCTTTTGTATAGCATTTTGTTTTTCTTCTTAATCGTGCTAAAAAATGTCTGAACAAACTATTGTACCCTTCAACAGTATATGTTTCCTTTTTGGAGGTGATATGCTTTTCCTTTGGAACAAATTCCCCATATGCTTTCCAATAATCTGTGCATACTTTCCCTTTTACTTTATCTTTAATTCGGTTCCAAAGTTTTTCTCCTGTTTCTGTTCCCCTGGTGCCAATTTCACAGTTGATAAATTGTTTCCCATTTCTATCAACAGCAATCCATACCCAACAGTAGTTTTTTTTGAACCGATATATGAATGCATTTCATCTATTTCAACAACTTCAATGTCTTGGCTACTACGCAGTTCTTCGAGTTTTTCACCAAAGCTTTTAATCCAATTAAAAACAGCCACATGGCTGACATTTAAAAAACGACCAATTGAACGAAATCCTAACCCTTCTAAATACAGGATTAATGCATCTCATTTTATGCTATCCGATTTACCAATATATTCCACTGTAAAACGATACTTACATACTTTGCAAAGATATCTTTGTCTTTGCTTAACTATACCATCTTTGCGAAAAACGGTACTTTTACAATTAGGGCAGCTTTCCATTTTATAATATTTTGAGGTTAAACTGCCACAAAAATAAAAAACTATATTAAATTAACAATGCCATCCTATTTAATTATTTTATGATGGAACAAATGTATCACAATCACAACCTTAATCAAAATAGTTAAATTCCTCTACCAAAATCCGGTAGATTTCCTCCTTTACCTCTTTCGTTTTTTCCGAAATATTTTCAAACATTTCCATCAAATCAGATTTGCCATTTATTTCTGCATATTTTTTGATTTGAATTAAACCGGAATTACGGTTAACAAAGTCCGGGTAATGGAAATATTTAAAGTAGGGTTCTTCGTCCAAGCCAACATATTCCAGAGTCTCCCAACCACAATAATCTTCAAACCATTTTTGGTACAGGAGCTTTACTGCTTCAACTAAGTGGAATGCCTTGGCAGGTCTTTTTATGAGATATGGTTCTAAAGTTGTAAACCAAAAGGATTCATGATTATTAGGACTTAAAGGATTATCAATGAAAACTTCCGGGGTGCCTTTTACAGGGTTGTCTTTTTCAAATTTTGCCACAACACATCTGTTTTCAGCCAAACCATAGGCAAAGCATAGCGAATAAAAATATTTCTCCATCTCTTTTTTTATTCTTGGTTTCCAAATATCATATTGATTTGACCATAATGGATACCTGCCAAGTACTGCTTTTGAAATTGCAAACCAAGCAAAAGTTTTTTGCGCGGATTGAAGATCATAGGCGCAATATGCTTTTTGATCAGTAGGGGCATTATGAATTTTAGATGAATTAACGTTTTTGAATTCCATTTGTAAAAGAAACCAAATGCTTTTATTATAGTTAGTTGTAAATATCTTATCTGGTCTTGGACGGATTCTAACAGGAACGCAATCTTCCATAAAACCTATAAATTCCGATTTAGTAATACCATAGGTTTTCTTATGTTTCCTTCTTATATCTCTTAATGGTAATCCTCCGTATATCTGGTTAGATTGTAATTCTGTTTTCGTAGGACTTCTTTTGAAATCATACATTTTTTGCCCACACCATTTCTTGATTGTTTGGCGTGACCCTGAAAAATTTATTGTTTTTGCACTTTTGATTGATCTCTTGATGATCTTATTGATATATTTTAGATCGGCATCCCAATTAATTTCAAGGTCTTTGTGTTTAAAGTAAGTGAAATCCCTTAGTTTAATATTGTTTCTGTTGCCTTTTTCATTATGGTTGTAAGTCCAAATAGTAAATGATAGTGGCCATTTCCCCGATATTTTAAAAAACTCATTACCAGTGATGATAAATCCGTTCTCGAATTTGAAGTGCTTATCAAATTTCTCACGGAAATTGACAAAGGTTGGCCTGGGAATAATCCATGAAGTTGGTGTGAATATCATCAAAACAGGATTGAATTCTGGATTTCTCTCATGTTGGTATTCGGCAATGTTTACGATCTGCCCTAAAAAAGCAAGATATCTTTCTTTTCCCGCATCGCTTCCGGTTAATTCCAATATAGAAGGGTCAATGTCATAATTAGCTTCTGTTTCTTCCCTTACTCTTACATTCTCATCGGTATTTTTATACGGTGGATTTAATAAAAATGCAAGGGGTCTATCTATTTTGAGGTTCTTTTCATTCAGTACTTTTTCCAATTCACCAATGTATGCCTCTGCCGACTTATCTAAAAAGTTCAACCCTTGATTGTCAACGGTTTTAGGAATCACTGTAAAACCCGTTTGCATTTGCTCAGGGTCCAACTTCATTCTACGCTCTATTGTTTTGAGTAAGTCGGGCTGCAGCTCAGAAATGATCTTGTGTTTTAAATGACCTCCCCATTTTTTACTCCAACTTGTTACAAGGTTTCCTGATCCACCTGCGGGGTCAAAGACTACATACTTGTCATGCAGTTTCTTCTCATAGTATTCATGTACAAACCACAAAGCAAACTTGCTGAGATTGTGATCGGTAAAAACTATACCGTGCTGCCTTGCATACTCGGGTTTCAACTGTGCAATAACTTCATCGAATCGGCTGAAGTAATAGTCAACACGCAAGCCGGAACCTTCTTTTGTAAATATGTAGTGATTGAGTATATATTTTCTGAATTCTTCTCTATGCTTCGGGTGAATTGTAATAGATTCGCTATCTCTTGTTCCCTTATTTCCAACAACTCTTAATTCACCCTTTTCATTTTCTGTAACTGTCGAAGTTATATCCCAAAAACCCACTATTGAATAAAAACAATGCACCGCATCAAGAGGATCATCAAAGAATTTTTTCAGGTATTCAATAGCATTGATGAAATTGTGTCGGTTTATTTGAATCCGTTCTGAATCAAGGTTTTTTAAAACATTAAGAAATTCAAAAAGATCGTAGGTAATGCTTTTCTCATCTGCAAACAAATCATCTTCGTATTCTTTGAGATAAATACGAAAAACATTGGATTTAAGTATTGCGGATTTTTGCGCTTTATTGGTTTTGTTGGCATTTGTTTTCCCTATTTCGGAAGATGCTTTCTGTGCATCTGCTTCACCGGAAAGTTTTTTAGCGATTTCCGGTATGTCATTCACTTTCCAAAACGCAAGAAAGTCCTTTGTCATTACACAGAGGGTTCTAAAACTCAGACCTTTCTTTAGATAGTGGAGCCCTTGATAGAATCCATCCAGCCATTGATGTTGATGACTTTTTAATTCTATTAGTAATTGACCTTCAATATATGTATCTGCCCCCTCAGCATCAGATTCTTTATGAAATTTATCGCCAAATAGTTTTCGGAAAAGTGGGAAAATCAAATCTCGTTTTGCGTCTTCGTTCTTGTCGCTCTGTAGGTATTGTTTAATTCCTTCAAGTCCTTTGCTATAATCTGTTTTTTTCATGCTTCAAAAGTAATGAAAAGCTTTTAGAATATTAGGTATAGGCGCTTAGGTATCACTCGTAATATATTGATAATCAGTTAATAAAAAAGAACCAATCTTTGTTTTTCGGCATAATATCGCAATTACCCCTGAAAAAATGACAGGAATATACAGGCATAAAATCATAAAACACTTATTATTAGTTAGTTATCAAAAACATTTTGTGCGACCTAAACGCCTATACCTATAGAATATTAATTTAAGAGTTCATGTTGTTTATTGTTGGCAAGAGCAAGTTGATTTGCAATTTTAAGGCATGTGGGATGGCTTGTGCGAAAAATTGCAATTGAACTTGCTGTGTGACATTTTATTTATTTCACTTTATTTCCCCCACTTTTATTCAATAATATAAATTTTTATTCAAAAAGCAAAAAAAATCTTATTGTTTTTTTATGTTTGCCTATCTTATTCTTATTCTGTAAAATAAAAGATAGTGAAAGTGACAAAAAAATTAGATAAAAGCATTCTTTATGTTGATTTGATTTATGGGCATCTCTAAAAACTACATATTTTTTAAAACACACCCCTTGCCCCTCTTGATAGAGGGGAATGTATGGTGTAGTTTTTAGAGATGCCCTTATAATATCAGAGGGACTAAAGTGATGCTTGATAGTGATCTATCTCAGCTTTATGGAGTAGAAACACGGCAATTAAATCGACAGGTTAAAAGGAATATTAAACGGTTTCCTGTTGATTTTATGTTTCAGCTTACGAAATCCGAATTTGAAAGTTTGATGTGCCAAATTGGCACATCAAAGATAGGTAGAGGTGGTCGTAGAAAATTACCTTAAAACAAATAGGTTTTAAAATTGGAGGTAAGAAGTAGAATAAAAATGCTACAGTTAAAAAAAATACAATACATCTATTTCATCGGCATCGGAGGTATCGGCATGAGCGCACTTGCACGATGGTTTACTAATTCTGACTACTCGGGAGTAGCTGGCTATGACCGCGTTGCAACTCCATTGACCAGTCAATTGATGGATGAAGGAATTTTGATACACTTTGAAGATGATGTAGAAAAAATACCCCCTTTTATCACTACTGCCAAAAATGAAACCCTGGTAGTTTATACACCTGCAATTCCTCCGGAACACAAAGAGCTAACTTTTTTTAGAGAAAACGGTTTTACAGTTTTGAAAAGAGCAGAGGTGCTGGGCCTGATAACAAAAGATAAATTTACCATTGCCGTGGCCGGAACACACGGCAAGACAACCATTGCTTCAATGATCGCTTATATTTTGAATTATGCTGGGTTAAATTGTACAGCCTTCCTTGGCGGGATTTCAGTTAATTTTAATTCAAACTTACTAATGACTAATCCCAAATCACCAAATCACCAAATCAGCAAATCACCAAATATATATGTTGTGGAAGCTGACGAATACGACAGGTCATTTTTAGCGCTTCATCCTGATATTGCAGTAATATCCTCAGTTGATGCAGACCATCTTGATATTTATGGCAATGAAGATGCGTTGAAAAGATCTTTCTGTGATTTTATCGGCCAGGTAAAACGAAAATTAATTATTAAAGAAGGAATAGATTTGGATTTGCCAGTTACACCCCGAAAGGTTCCCCGGCAGGATGGGGACAAGCGGGACAAAGATCTATCGGTAGAAAAATATAAAATCGCCAAAAACATTCGCATAGAAAATGCGTCATTTATGTTTGATGCAGAAAGGCCAAATATTAACAATCTCAAACTTTCAGTTCCCGGCTATCATAATGTTGAGAACGCCATTGCAGCTATTAGTGTGGCATGCTATCTGGGTGTTGACACAAAATCTATTTCCGGAGCATTAGCTTCATATAAAGGTGTAAAGAGAAGGTTTGAGTATATCATTAAAAGTGATACGATCATATATATTGATGATTATGCACATCATCCAACAGAGATCACCGCTTTTATAAATTCAGTCAGGGCAATGTATAAGGATGAAATGCTCACTATAATTTTTCAACCGCATTTATACTCCAGGACAAAAGCTTTTGCCCGCGGCTTTTCAGACAGCCTCAACCTGGCTGACAAGATAATTTTAATGGATATTTATCCAGCCCGCGAAACGGCAATGGAGGGTATTAGCTCTGAAATTATTTTTGATAATTTAAAAAATGAGAAAATTTTATGTAATAAGGATAATTTGTTGGAAATTGTAAAGCAATTACAAACCGGCATTTTAGTAACGTTAGGAGCAGGCGATATTGACCAGTTCATTGAACCAATAAAAAAGATTTTGTTAGAAAAATACAAATTAAAACTTTGAAATCCAGATACATTAAAATAATTTCGGTATCAGCCCTTGTGATCTTTATAATGGGATTCGCTTACAACCGGTATAACAATAGGATCTGTAAGGACATTATTATAAAAATAGATAACCAATACTACGGTAATTATTTTATTAATGAGAAAGATATATATTCTTTGATCACTGGTAAAGATAACGCATTTATCAGGGGTAAAAAATATAAAAATATTAGTCTGAAAAACATTGAACTAAAAATAAAATCCCATAAATTTGTGCAAAATGTTCAGGTTTATAAAGACCATGAAGGCAACTTGATTGTTAAGGTAGAGCAAAGCCGTCCCGTTGCCAGGATAATACAAAATGATGGTTCGGGGTTTTATATAGGAAGTACAGGTGAGATGCTGCCCCTTTCTGAAAGGTTTACCGCAAGGGTTGTTCTTGTAGAAATACAAAAGCCTCTGTGGTTGATAAAAAATGAATTTCTAAATAAAAAGGATAGAAATTTTTTTTTGGAGCTGTTTAAGTTTATTGATAATGATAAATTCCTGAAAGCCCAGATTGTTCAGGTAGTTGTCAAAAGGAATAATGATGTTTTACTTTATCTACAGGTAGGTAAACAGGTAATTGAATTTGGAAAGCCCTATAATATTGAAGCAAAATTCAATAAGCTGTACATATTTTTAAAAGAAATATTGCCCGCAAAAGGGTGGAATAAATATCAGAAGGTTAATTTAAAATTCCAGGATCAAATAGTATGTTCGCCCGGTTAGATACTAATAAAAAAATGCTAATCCCGAGTACTCGGGATTAGCATTATACCCTATTCGTATCATTAATATTTCACCCAACGGGTGATCACTTTTTGGGGAACATTCGCCTGCCTGCCATATGTTTGCTTTTTGTAAGGCAGGTAGGTATATTTGCACCGGAAATGAATTTCTAAATAAAGAAGTTAGTATAAAATGCAAAACAACAAATTAGTAGTAGGATTAGATATCGGAACCACAAAAATCTGTGCGGTAGTTGGCCAAAAAAATGAGTATGGCAAGCTTGAAATATTAGGCATGGG containing:
- a CDS encoding type II toxin-antitoxin system HicB family antitoxin, which gives rise to MLANYTIIIVKSKNWYAGYVKELPSAHSQGKTIDEVKENLKEAIKSNV
- a CDS encoding T9SS type A sorting domain-containing protein; translation: MKKTILFSFVAITMHVGANAQSCNPDSLVVRGIKACNTDNNINWELQNHQVYINPDCPSNNKLILHLVGTFDNPNSTTFLPTLAANNGYKVISLKYPNNVSGTSSCKTSSDFDCHWKYRQEIVSGTDTSSHVAVDTSNCILNRFQKLLIYLDNEYPGENWGKYLINQDSIDWSDITVSGHSQGGGHAAFIAKNFAVDRVLMFASPNEYSSFYAAPASWISMPGLTPDSRYYGFGNLYDEIIDFSEQFLVWNTMNLDTFGDSVWVDNTACPYSNSRILYTSDTSTTGIAAQHSSVIVDNYTPISMGEPIFLPVWEYMLGLCGDSTLSINHVFSIEGIEIYPNPGSGTVYISAPKPIVKIELINSVGSILEVYEPNSNLATLNLETYTGLLYIKVFIEGNKSFVKKLIRH
- a CDS encoding DUF3326 domain-containing protein, which codes for MIEQEIKIPAIKGHKSLLHYFAHYMEEEWVNEGVPIRFVVTKTDHNHYHCEFAAVSNSLTNNHAAIDSIFRFNKRKVENTNEFNTVLIVPTGIGSEIGGHAGDAGPVSKVMASICDNLLIHPNVVNASDINEMTENTWYIEGSVLTRLLMGTIGLQKVRSNRILMIIDDHKKDIFRNAAVNSVNAARATYGLDCPEIVRLNPPIEMSAEYSKSGRATGKIKGLDNLFKLIDGYKNEFDAIALSSVIRVPLNFHLDYFKSEGEMLNPWGGVEAMLTHTISHLYNLPSAHSPMFETEAIANLDPGVVDSRMAAEAVSLTFLQCILKGLQKSPKIITDKIAVRDKAVLSAKDVSCVVIPDGCIGLPTLAALEQGIPVVAVKSNKNVMKNDLSALPWTSNQLHYADNYLEAIGIMATIKSGITTESVQRPLDSAKVVTKTFESPNDLKVEKESAQLEKV
- a CDS encoding AAA family ATPase — its product is MYIYKIELENIRCFEKLTIDFEYDGKIQMWQTVLGNNAVGKSTILKCIAMGLCDESSAAALMKEENGEFIRKPYLKGSIEITLKDSPGDKGLTVVTNLTKETKESPEKLRQVTPSDLSLWKDIFMCGYGVQIGDGGGDTWENYKPLEAVYTLFNTGSDLQNTEAVMFKQSPELRDWLSEVLLKILMLDNYPKIEYNSKGMFVSGPWGKLRVGELSDGYRRVIQITVDFFGWQVVADKLSSVNDEIAGILLIDELETHLHPKWQRFIVDRFTTYLPKVQIITSTHSPLVALGTTDLEDALILELDLINENSNRVRDKSVDSNTYKGYTVDQILTSTAFDMQIARSGISGNKMIEFRKLFLIESKNAEEEKRFQELRDELESEIPEYGELEEDRKRQRELRQLIEELNNKLKSSND
- a CDS encoding ORF6N domain-containing protein, giving the protein MLDSDLSQLYGVETRQLNRQVKRNIKRFPVDFMFQLTKSEFESLMCQIGTSKIGRGGRRKLP
- a CDS encoding UDP-N-acetylmuramate--L-alanine ligase, giving the protein MLQLKKIQYIYFIGIGGIGMSALARWFTNSDYSGVAGYDRVATPLTSQLMDEGILIHFEDDVEKIPPFITTAKNETLVVYTPAIPPEHKELTFFRENGFTVLKRAEVLGLITKDKFTIAVAGTHGKTTIASMIAYILNYAGLNCTAFLGGISVNFNSNLLMTNPKSPNHQISKSPNIYVVEADEYDRSFLALHPDIAVISSVDADHLDIYGNEDALKRSFCDFIGQVKRKLIIKEGIDLDLPVTPRKVPRQDGDKRDKDLSVEKYKIAKNIRIENASFMFDAERPNINNLKLSVPGYHNVENAIAAISVACYLGVDTKSISGALASYKGVKRRFEYIIKSDTIIYIDDYAHHPTEITAFINSVRAMYKDEMLTIIFQPHLYSRTKAFARGFSDSLNLADKIILMDIYPARETAMEGISSEIIFDNLKNEKILCNKDNLLEIVKQLQTGILVTLGAGDIDQFIEPIKKILLEKYKLKL
- a CDS encoding cell division protein FtsQ, whose translation is MKSRYIKIISVSALVIFIMGFAYNRYNNRICKDIIIKIDNQYYGNYFINEKDIYSLITGKDNAFIRGKKYKNISLKNIELKIKSHKFVQNVQVYKDHEGNLIVKVEQSRPVARIIQNDGSGFYIGSTGEMLPLSERFTARVVLVEIQKPLWLIKNEFLNKKDRNFFLELFKFIDNDKFLKAQIVQVVVKRNNDVLLYLQVGKQVIEFGKPYNIEAKFNKLYIFLKEILPAKGWNKYQKVNLKFQDQIVCSPG